A window of Cottoperca gobio chromosome 16, fCotGob3.1, whole genome shotgun sequence contains these coding sequences:
- the dedd1 gene encoding death effector domain-containing 1 isoform X1 → MAAVYRPGCPHRDSLSWEETECLNYYGMMSLHEVFEIVGCQLTETDIEVLSFLLDETCLAPHPLDPTGWTVNPCEDDTDDLGVSPSPELLKAWMRLKPQGSQCPLVPSCKPKSGLELLLELERRGYLSDGTLEPLLQLLRVLTRHDLLPLVSHKRRWTVSTENRELLCGPRMPHNYRQTEVPLPYFTQHLRSGISAPVPGLSAGRKRKKRGHGWSRRPKKISRQAPPLPPPPQAHKESCNIRLRVRAEYLEHESALRDGVSSDKQQPLERQFELFSKANSLLHARDLGSIVCDIKFTEPDNLEAFWGDYLSGALLEALKGVFITDSLRLAAGREGIRLLISVDQDDYEEGRTLLSSM, encoded by the exons ATGGCCGCAGTATATCGCCCAGGGTGTCCTCACAGGGACTCACTGTCCTGGGAAGAAACAGAGTGCCTAAATTACTATGGGATGATGTCTCTCCATGAGGTCTTTGAAATTGTTGGTTGTCAGCTGACAGAGACTGACATTGAAGTGTTGTCATTCCTTCTGGATGAAACCTGTCTTGCACCTCACCCCCTTGACCCAACAGGTTGGACAGTTAATCCCTGTGAGGATGATACAGATGACTTGGGTGTCTCCCCGAGTCCTGAGCTGCTAAAAGCCTGGATGCGGTTGAAGCCTCAGGGCTCCCAGTGTCCCTTAGTGCCCTCGTGCAAGCCCAAGAGTGGCCTTGAGCTGCTGTTGGAGCTGGAGAGGCGAGGTTACCTCAGCGATGGCACTCTGGAACCACTGCTGCAACTACTGCGAGTCCTCACTCGTCATGACCTGCTGCCTCTAGTGTCCCACAAGAGAAGGTGGACAG tatCTACAGAGAACAGAGAGTTGCTATGCGGCCCTAGAATGCCACACAACTACAGACAAACAGAAGTACCTCTTCCATATTTCACACAACACTTGAGATCTG GCATTTCCGCCCCTGTGCCTGGGCTATCTgctgggaggaagaggaagaagaggggacATGGCTGGAGCCGCAGGCCCAAGAAAATAAGCAGGCAGGCCCCGCCACTGCCTCCACCACCACAAGCACATAAAGAATCCTGCA ATATCCGCTTGCGTGTCCGAGCCGAATACCTGGAGCACGAGTCGGCACTCCGCGATGGTGTCTCGTCGGACAAGCAGCAGCCCCTGGAGCGGCAGTTTGAGTTGTTCAGCAAAGCCAACTCACTGCTTCATGCCAGAGACTTGGGTTCCATCGTCTGCGACATTAAGTTCACAGAGCCGGACAACCTCGAGGCCTTCTGGGGCGACTACCTGTCCGGAGCTCTGCTGGAGGCCCTGAAGGGAGTCTTCATCACTGACTCCCTGAGGTTGGCAGCGGGCAGGGAGGGCATCCGCCTGCTCATCAGTGTGGACCAGGATGACTACGAGGAGGGCCGGACGCTGCTGAGCTCTATGTGA
- the dedd1 gene encoding death effector domain-containing 1 isoform X2, with product MRLKPQGSQCPLVPSCKPKSGLELLLELERRGYLSDGTLEPLLQLLRVLTRHDLLPLVSHKRRWTVSTENRELLCGPRMPHNYRQTEVPLPYFTQHLRSGISAPVPGLSAGRKRKKRGHGWSRRPKKISRQAPPLPPPPQAHKESCNIRLRVRAEYLEHESALRDGVSSDKQQPLERQFELFSKANSLLHARDLGSIVCDIKFTEPDNLEAFWGDYLSGALLEALKGVFITDSLRLAAGREGIRLLISVDQDDYEEGRTLLSSM from the exons ATGCGGTTGAAGCCTCAGGGCTCCCAGTGTCCCTTAGTGCCCTCGTGCAAGCCCAAGAGTGGCCTTGAGCTGCTGTTGGAGCTGGAGAGGCGAGGTTACCTCAGCGATGGCACTCTGGAACCACTGCTGCAACTACTGCGAGTCCTCACTCGTCATGACCTGCTGCCTCTAGTGTCCCACAAGAGAAGGTGGACAG tatCTACAGAGAACAGAGAGTTGCTATGCGGCCCTAGAATGCCACACAACTACAGACAAACAGAAGTACCTCTTCCATATTTCACACAACACTTGAGATCTG GCATTTCCGCCCCTGTGCCTGGGCTATCTgctgggaggaagaggaagaagaggggacATGGCTGGAGCCGCAGGCCCAAGAAAATAAGCAGGCAGGCCCCGCCACTGCCTCCACCACCACAAGCACATAAAGAATCCTGCA ATATCCGCTTGCGTGTCCGAGCCGAATACCTGGAGCACGAGTCGGCACTCCGCGATGGTGTCTCGTCGGACAAGCAGCAGCCCCTGGAGCGGCAGTTTGAGTTGTTCAGCAAAGCCAACTCACTGCTTCATGCCAGAGACTTGGGTTCCATCGTCTGCGACATTAAGTTCACAGAGCCGGACAACCTCGAGGCCTTCTGGGGCGACTACCTGTCCGGAGCTCTGCTGGAGGCCCTGAAGGGAGTCTTCATCACTGACTCCCTGAGGTTGGCAGCGGGCAGGGAGGGCATCCGCCTGCTCATCAGTGTGGACCAGGATGACTACGAGGAGGGCCGGACGCTGCTGAGCTCTATGTGA